A DNA window from Thermogemmatispora onikobensis contains the following coding sequences:
- a CDS encoding class I adenylate-forming enzyme family protein, whose protein sequence is MVDKQIAPELFRPPLGYPEVPYDSLVRAVAERQPERPAIIYHNLSLTYCEVIAMTNSLANGLRTLGLGKGDIICLFTFNRPEYTITFLAASSIGAVISPMNPSYKEREIAYQLGNSEARAILVQRELVPILKSALEGQTFPELRHIIVTGTQVPEALPQAIPFARLLRESSPRRPAPVDIAPDDLLALPYSSGTTGLPRGVMLSHRNLVCNHLQVVTAANLSPVDATLIFLPLYHIYGVLLTGTFLIAGARQVLMERFDLDTVLALCEQQAVTWFFAVPPIVQTLLNASDEQLARLRTVKYLMSAAAPLAPELAIRLHERTGINVIQAYGLTETSPDTHFSPLDPARIRPASGGLPVYDTEQKIVDIEGGERELPVGEDGEIIVRGPQVMLGYWKDPAETARVLRNGWLYTGDIGHIDADGYLYIVDRKKEMIKYKAFSIAPAEIEAVLLEHPAVLDAAVIGVDDPEAGEIPKAFVVLRPSQVIAPEELMAFVNSKVAGYKKLHLVEFIEAIPRVPSGKILRRQLKERERARRLANGEGPLV, encoded by the coding sequence ATGGTCGACAAACAGATTGCTCCCGAACTCTTTCGCCCGCCGTTGGGCTATCCCGAAGTTCCCTATGACTCCCTCGTCCGCGCTGTAGCGGAGAGGCAACCCGAGCGGCCCGCCATCATCTACCACAACCTCAGCCTGACTTACTGCGAAGTCATCGCCATGACCAACAGTCTGGCCAACGGCCTGCGAACGCTTGGTCTGGGCAAAGGGGACATCATTTGCCTCTTCACCTTCAACCGTCCCGAATACACCATCACCTTCCTGGCTGCCTCCTCCATTGGTGCCGTCATCAGCCCGATGAACCCCTCCTACAAAGAGAGAGAAATCGCCTACCAGCTTGGGAACAGCGAAGCGCGCGCCATCCTTGTGCAGCGTGAGCTGGTGCCCATCCTCAAAAGCGCCCTGGAGGGGCAGACCTTTCCCGAGCTGCGCCACATCATCGTCACTGGGACCCAGGTGCCTGAAGCGCTGCCGCAGGCCATTCCCTTCGCCCGTCTCCTGCGCGAATCCTCGCCGCGCCGGCCTGCGCCTGTTGACATTGCTCCTGATGACCTGCTGGCCCTCCCCTACTCGTCAGGTACCACCGGCCTGCCGCGGGGCGTCATGCTCTCCCATCGCAACCTGGTCTGTAACCACCTCCAGGTCGTGACTGCGGCCAACCTCTCGCCTGTGGATGCCACCCTGATCTTCCTGCCTCTCTACCACATCTACGGGGTCCTGCTGACCGGTACCTTCCTCATTGCTGGCGCCCGGCAGGTTCTCATGGAGCGCTTCGACCTGGATACCGTCCTGGCCCTCTGCGAGCAGCAGGCTGTCACCTGGTTCTTCGCCGTGCCGCCGATTGTCCAGACGCTCCTCAATGCCAGTGACGAGCAGCTTGCTAGACTGAGAACCGTCAAATACCTGATGTCTGCCGCCGCTCCCTTAGCGCCCGAGCTGGCCATTCGGCTTCATGAGCGAACCGGCATCAACGTCATCCAGGCTTATGGCCTGACGGAGACCTCGCCCGATACGCACTTCTCCCCGCTTGATCCCGCGCGTATTCGCCCGGCCAGCGGCGGCCTGCCCGTCTACGATACCGAACAGAAAATTGTCGACATCGAGGGCGGTGAGCGCGAGCTGCCGGTCGGTGAGGATGGCGAGATCATAGTGCGTGGCCCACAAGTCATGCTCGGGTACTGGAAAGACCCGGCTGAGACAGCGCGGGTGCTGCGCAACGGCTGGCTCTACACCGGTGATATCGGCCATATTGATGCTGACGGCTACCTCTATATCGTTGATCGCAAGAAGGAGATGATCAAATACAAAGCCTTCAGCATTGCCCCTGCCGAGATCGAGGCCGTCCTGCTGGAGCATCCTGCCGTTCTGGATGCTGCCGTCATAGGGGTCGATGATCCTGAAGCCGGCGAGATTCCCAAAGCCTTTGTTGTCCTCCGTCCCAGCCAGGTGATCGCGCCCGAGGAGCTAATGGCTTTTGTCAACAGCAAGGTTGCGGGCTACAAAAAGCTTCATCTGGTGGAATTCATCGAGGCGATCCCGCGTGTGCCCTCTGGCAAGATTCTGCGCCGTCAGCTCAAAGAGCGTGAGCGTGCGCGCCGCCTTGCCAATGGCGAGGGGCCGCTTGTCTAG